One Fundulus heteroclitus isolate FHET01 chromosome 1, MU-UCD_Fhet_4.1, whole genome shotgun sequence genomic window carries:
- the LOC105935873 gene encoding leucine-rich repeat and transmembrane domain-containing protein 1 encodes MRVVLVFALLSSLSFSHACPRECSCNSNTKVVDCRGRGLYDIPRRLYPDTQELYLQDNRIRGLGSVAFREIPLVRILDLSNNSITAISPTALLGLRTLQRLSLAYNSIREIDKRVLGPIRSLSHLDLSHNSLWGVPGAMGDSLKNLSYLGLANNRLTRLDRSLLDAMTHLDSLTLRGNPWRCDCQLIGLKLWLETYLFKGGVLDEVLCTQPEEMKDKELQKIPYQLFHSCMTTSYHYLFANIHHLESEKLLRGHTHGNHAHPSSHSLHVPMAIGEGFGGGGGGGGGGMAECETKQKHRPVNLRHAIATVIITGVVCGIVCLMMLAAAVYGCAYAAIMAKYQRELKKNEELAAAQAADHATADEKEPLENAIA; translated from the exons ATGAGAG TGGTTTTGGTGTTtgccctcctctcctccctgtcTTTCTCACATGCCTGTCCAAGGGAGTGCAGCTGCAACAGCAACACCAAAGTGGTGGACTGTCGGGGACGGGGCCTCTATGACATCCCTCGGCGACTTTATCCAGATACACAGGAACTGTATCTTCAAGATAACCGGATCAGGGGGCTGGGATCAGTGGCTTTCAGGGAAATACCTCTCGTTCGCATTCTTGATCTGTCTAATAACTCTATAACAGCTATTTCACCAACTGCCCTGCTTGGTCTAAGGACTCTCCAGCGCCTCAGCCTTGCATACAACAGCATCAGAGAGATTGACAAACGGGTGCTCGGACCTATACGATCACTGTCCCACCTTGACCTCTCACACAACAG CCTGTGGGGTGTGCCAGGAGCCATGGGGGACAGTCTGAAGAACCTCAGCTACCTTGGGTTAGCAAACAACAGGCTAACAAGACTGGATCGCTCACTGTTGGACGCCATGACCCACCTGGACAGCCTCACACTTCGAGGCAACCCTTGGAGGTGTGATTGCCAGCTTATTGGCCTCAAACTCTGGCTGGAGACCTACCTCTTTAAAG GTGGAGTTTTGGATGAAGTTCTCTGCACTCAACCAGAAGAAATGAAGGATAAAGAATTGCAAAAAATCCCATATCAGCTATTTCATTCCTGTATGACTACAAGCTATCATTACCTTTTCGCCAATATACACCATCTTGAGTCTGAGAAGCTACTGAGAGGCCACACCCATGGCAACCATGCCCATCCCTCCAGCCACTCTCTCCATGTCCCTATGGCGATAGGTGAGGGTTttggcggaggaggaggaggagggggagggggtaTGGCAGAGTGTGAAACTAAACAGAAGCACCGCCCTGTCAACCTGCGCCATGCCATAGCCACGGTTATCATCACAGGTGTAGTGTGCGGGATTGTGTGTCTGATGATGCTGGCTGCAGCAGTGTATGGATGTGCCTATGCTGCAATCATGGCCAAATATCAGCGCGAGTTAAAGAAGAACGAGGAGCTGGCTGCAGCACAGGCCGCAGATCATGCCACAGCAGATGAAAAGGAGCCACTGGAGAATGCTATTGCCTAA